A region of Hoplias malabaricus isolate fHopMal1 chromosome 12, fHopMal1.hap1, whole genome shotgun sequence DNA encodes the following proteins:
- the si:ch211-184m13.4 gene encoding G-protein coupled receptor 183, translating into MATQVFWVSSTVTPNKTSSQTCNVFIYKEVAQVFFPIFYIVVFIISVSGNSLVLYITCQKKQKFNSTSLYLINLAISDTLFTLALPGRITYYIRGFDWPFGDILCRITATVLYSNTYASIAFMTCISVDRYLAMVHPQRCLRLRNVKMVRGICILVWVIVFLETAPLLFKRMVKSLENQHTCMEYSSLDESQTVPYIILFACIIGFCFPLGLILGCYSQINSKLSRMAKDNTMIGKSGKSQRAKNVILLILLSFVLCFAPYHINIIQFVVRRLLHSPSCEEQKVFKMSLQVTLSMMNLNCCLDPVIYFFAIKTYKQRVVSLFKGYMTSFSSKSMQEHSSSNT; encoded by the coding sequence ATGGCCACTCAAGTCTTTTGGGTTTCTTCTACTGTAACACCTAATAAAACCTCCAGCCAAACTTGCAATGTTTTCATATACAAAGAGGTAGCACAGGTCTTCTTCCCAATATTCTACATTGTTGTATTCATTATAAGTGTGTCAGGTAACAGCCTGGTTCTGTACATCACCTGCCAGAAGAAGCAGAAGTTCAACTCCACATCCCTGTACCTTATCAACTTGGCTATCTCAGACACCCTCTTCACTCTTGCTCTGCCCGGTAGGATCACCTATTACATCCGAGGCTTCGACTGGCCTTTCGGAGACATTCTCTGCAGAATAACTGCCACTGTCTTATATTCCAACACATATGCAAGTATAGCTTTCATGACCTGCATCAGCGTAGACCGCTACCTGGCCATGGTGCACCCACAACGGTGCCTGAGGCTCAGGAACGTCAAAATGGTGCGAGGCATCTGTATCCTGGTCTGGGTAATCGTCTTTCTGGAGACAGCTCCTTTGCTCTTCAAAAGAATGGTGAAAAGTTTGGAAAATCAACACACTTGCATGGAATACTCCAGTTTGGATGAATCTCAAACAGTACCATATATAATTCTGTTCGCCTGCATCATTGGGTTCTGTTTTCCTCTGGGACTCATTCTGGGCTGTTACAGCCAGATCAACTCCAAACTTTCCAGGATGGCCAAAGACAACACAATGATTGGCAAGTCTGGAAAGAGCCAAAGGGCCAAGAATGTGATTCTCCTGATCCTGCTCAGCTTTGTCTTGTGCTTTGCCCCCTACCACATCAACATTATTCAGTTTGTCGTGCGCAGGCTTCTCCACAGTCCTTCCTGTGAGGAGCAGAAGGTCTTCAAGATGTCCCTGCAGGTCACTCTCTCCATGATGAACCTCAACTGCTGCCTAGATCCAGTTATCTACTTTTTTGCCATTAAGACATACAAGCAGAGAGTGGTGAGCCTTTTTAAGGGTTACATGACATCATTTTCCTCCAAGAGTATGCAGGAgcacagcagcagcaacacCTGA